A window from Mangifera indica cultivar Alphonso chromosome 2, CATAS_Mindica_2.1, whole genome shotgun sequence encodes these proteins:
- the LOC123208829 gene encoding sterol 3-beta-glucosyltransferase UGT80A2-like isoform X1 — protein MKNHGGNDGHVKIEIEIEDENENGGSPSEQDPSDGVLTSTAGKLFSTSTVEEPVLTSTAKESVSTSTTEELVLTSTSGRPISTSTVEEPVLTCTAEEPVLTCTAEEPVSTSTAEEPVLTSTAEEPVLTSTAEEPVSTSTSEEPVSTSTAEELFSTSTKVVKPVKSGSHHKLAILASKLFDDKVPFKKKLKCLKQLATVKTDGTVQFEVPGDIKPQSLDFGAGVVHNGSPDKETAEPTAVEDIPTLQIVMLIVGTRGDVQPFVAIGKRLQEDGHRVRLATHSNFKDFVLSAGLEFFPLGGDPKVLAGYMVKNKGFLPSSSSEIPIQRNQMKEIIFSLLPACTEPDPESHMPFEPDAIIANPPTYGHIHVAEALNVPLHMIFTMPWTPTSEFPHPLSRVRQHVANRLSYQIVDVLIWLGIRDMINVFRKKKLRLRPVTYLSGSWGSPSDVPYGYIWSPHLVPKPKDWGPKIDVVGFCFLDLASTYQPPDSLVKWLEDGKKPIYIGFGSLPVQEPEKMTETIVKALEVTGQRGIINKGWGGLGNLAEPKDFVYLLDNCPHDWLFLRCSAVIHHGGAGTTAAGLKAACPTTIVPFFGDQPFWGERVHARGLGPPPIPVEDFSLDKLVHAINFMLDDKVKQCAVELAKAMENEDGVTGAVKSFYKHYPGKKCDEGPESPLHHSGFCSVGQCFGYP, from the exons ATGAAGAATCACGGCGGCAACGATGGGCACGTCAAGATTGAGATCGAAATCGAAGACGAGAATGAAAATGGCGGCAGCCCTTCag aGCAAGACCCGTCTGATGGTGTTTTGACTTCTACCGCTGGAAAGCTGTTTTCAACTTCTACTGTTGAAGAGCCGGTTTTGACATCCACTGCTAAAGAGTCGGTTTCGACTTCTACTACTGAAGAGCTGGTCTTGACATCTACTTCTGGAAGGCCGATTTCAACTTCTACTGTTGAAGAGCCAGTTTTGACTTGTACTGCTGAAGAGCCAGTTTTGACTTGTACTGCTGAAGAGCCGGTTTCAACATCTACTGCAGAAGAGCCGGTTTTGACATCTACTGCTGAAGAGCCGGTTTTGACATCTACTGCTGAAGAGCCAGTGTCAACATCTACTTCTGAAGAACCTGTTTCAACATCTACTGCTGAAGAGCTGTTTTCAACTTCCACCAAGGTTGTAAAGCCTGTGAAAAGTGGAAGTCATCATAAACTAGCTATTTTGGCTTCCAAACTGTTTGATGATAAAGTTCCTTTCAAGAAAAAG CTAAAATGTTTGAAACAACTTGCTACTGTCAAAACTGATGGGACTGTACAATTTGAAGTTCCAGGAGATATTAAACCACAAAGCCTTGATTTTGGAGCTGGAGTTGTTCATAATGGATCTCCTGACAAAGAAACTGCTGAACCCACAGCTGTAGAAGATATACCTACATTGCAAATAGTAATGCTTATTGTTGGAACAAGAGGAGATGTTCAACCATTTGTTGCAATTGGAAAGCGTTTACAG GAAGATGGCCATAGAGTTAGACTAGCAACTCACTCGAATTTCAAAGACTTCGTTTTGAGTGCTGGGTTGGAGTTTTTCCCCTTAGGAGGAGATCCGAAAGTTCTTGCTGGAT ACATGGTCAAGAATAAAGGCTTCTTGCCATCAAGTTCCTCTGAAATTCCTATTCAGCGGAATCAGATGAAGgaaattattttctctttacttCCTGCATGCACGGAACCTGATCCTGAATCTCACATGCCATTTGAACCAGATGCTATTATTGCCAATCCTCCAACATATG GTCATATACATGTTGCTGAGGCACTAAATGTACCCCTTCACATGATTTTCACGATGCCATGGAC GCCTACTAGTGAATTCCCCCACCCTTTATCTCGCGTTAGGCAACATGTTGCTAATAGA CTTTCATATCAAATTGTCGATGTACTGATATGGCTTGGAATACGAGACATGATCAATGTGTTTAGGAAGAAGAAGCTGAGGCTAAGACCTGTTACATATTTAAGTGGATCCTGGGGCTCTCCCTCGGATGTGCCTTATGGGTACATATGGAGTCCTCATCTTGTTCCAAAACCGAAAG ACTGGGGGCCTAAGATTGATGTGGTCGGGTTTTGCTTTCTTGACCTTGCTTCAACTTATCAACCTCCAGATTCGCTTGTGAAATGGCTAGAAGATGGTAAAAAGCCTATCTATATTGGTTTTGGTAGCCTT CCTGTTCAAGAACCAGAGAAGATGACTGAAACAATAGTAAAAGCTTTGGAAGTTACTGGACAAAGAGGCATCATTAATAAAGGTTGGGGAGGTCTTGGGAATT TGGCAGAACCAAAGGACTTTGTGTATTTACTGGACAATTGCCCCCATGACTGGCTTTTCTTACGATGCAGTGCTGTG ATTCATCATGGTGGTGCTGGAACAACTGCTGCTGGTCTTAAAGCTGcg TGTCCAACAACTATTGTACCATTCTTTGGGGACCAACCATTTTGGGGAGAACGGGTTCATGCCAGAGGATTGGGTCCCCCACCCATTCCAGTTGAGGATTTTTCCCTTGATAAGTTGGTTCATGCAATAAACTTTATGCTTGATGACAAG GTTAAACAATGTGCTGTTGAACTGGCCAAGGCCATGGAAAACGAAGATGGTGTTACAGGTGCAGTAAAATCCTTCTACAAGCATTATCCCGGAAAAAAATGTGATGAAGGGCCTGAGTCACCCCTTCATCATTCAGGATTCTGTTCTGTGGGACAATGTTTTGGCTATCCTTGA
- the LOC123208829 gene encoding sterol 3-beta-glucosyltransferase UGT80A2-like isoform X2, with protein sequence MGTSRLRSKSKTRMKMAAALQLFSTSTVEEPVLTSTAKESVSTSTTEELVLTSTSGRPISTSTVEEPVLTCTAEEPVLTCTAEEPVSTSTAEEPVLTSTAEEPVLTSTAEEPVSTSTSEEPVSTSTAEELFSTSTKVVKPVKSGSHHKLAILASKLFDDKVPFKKKLKCLKQLATVKTDGTVQFEVPGDIKPQSLDFGAGVVHNGSPDKETAEPTAVEDIPTLQIVMLIVGTRGDVQPFVAIGKRLQEDGHRVRLATHSNFKDFVLSAGLEFFPLGGDPKVLAGYMVKNKGFLPSSSSEIPIQRNQMKEIIFSLLPACTEPDPESHMPFEPDAIIANPPTYGHIHVAEALNVPLHMIFTMPWTPTSEFPHPLSRVRQHVANRLSYQIVDVLIWLGIRDMINVFRKKKLRLRPVTYLSGSWGSPSDVPYGYIWSPHLVPKPKDWGPKIDVVGFCFLDLASTYQPPDSLVKWLEDGKKPIYIGFGSLPVQEPEKMTETIVKALEVTGQRGIINKGWGGLGNLAEPKDFVYLLDNCPHDWLFLRCSAVIHHGGAGTTAAGLKAACPTTIVPFFGDQPFWGERVHARGLGPPPIPVEDFSLDKLVHAINFMLDDKVKQCAVELAKAMENEDGVTGAVKSFYKHYPGKKCDEGPESPLHHSGFCSVGQCFGYP encoded by the exons ATGGGCACGTCAAGATTGAGATCGAAATCGAAGACGAGAATGAAAATGGCGGCAGCCCTTCag CTGTTTTCAACTTCTACTGTTGAAGAGCCGGTTTTGACATCCACTGCTAAAGAGTCGGTTTCGACTTCTACTACTGAAGAGCTGGTCTTGACATCTACTTCTGGAAGGCCGATTTCAACTTCTACTGTTGAAGAGCCAGTTTTGACTTGTACTGCTGAAGAGCCAGTTTTGACTTGTACTGCTGAAGAGCCGGTTTCAACATCTACTGCAGAAGAGCCGGTTTTGACATCTACTGCTGAAGAGCCGGTTTTGACATCTACTGCTGAAGAGCCAGTGTCAACATCTACTTCTGAAGAACCTGTTTCAACATCTACTGCTGAAGAGCTGTTTTCAACTTCCACCAAGGTTGTAAAGCCTGTGAAAAGTGGAAGTCATCATAAACTAGCTATTTTGGCTTCCAAACTGTTTGATGATAAAGTTCCTTTCAAGAAAAAG CTAAAATGTTTGAAACAACTTGCTACTGTCAAAACTGATGGGACTGTACAATTTGAAGTTCCAGGAGATATTAAACCACAAAGCCTTGATTTTGGAGCTGGAGTTGTTCATAATGGATCTCCTGACAAAGAAACTGCTGAACCCACAGCTGTAGAAGATATACCTACATTGCAAATAGTAATGCTTATTGTTGGAACAAGAGGAGATGTTCAACCATTTGTTGCAATTGGAAAGCGTTTACAG GAAGATGGCCATAGAGTTAGACTAGCAACTCACTCGAATTTCAAAGACTTCGTTTTGAGTGCTGGGTTGGAGTTTTTCCCCTTAGGAGGAGATCCGAAAGTTCTTGCTGGAT ACATGGTCAAGAATAAAGGCTTCTTGCCATCAAGTTCCTCTGAAATTCCTATTCAGCGGAATCAGATGAAGgaaattattttctctttacttCCTGCATGCACGGAACCTGATCCTGAATCTCACATGCCATTTGAACCAGATGCTATTATTGCCAATCCTCCAACATATG GTCATATACATGTTGCTGAGGCACTAAATGTACCCCTTCACATGATTTTCACGATGCCATGGAC GCCTACTAGTGAATTCCCCCACCCTTTATCTCGCGTTAGGCAACATGTTGCTAATAGA CTTTCATATCAAATTGTCGATGTACTGATATGGCTTGGAATACGAGACATGATCAATGTGTTTAGGAAGAAGAAGCTGAGGCTAAGACCTGTTACATATTTAAGTGGATCCTGGGGCTCTCCCTCGGATGTGCCTTATGGGTACATATGGAGTCCTCATCTTGTTCCAAAACCGAAAG ACTGGGGGCCTAAGATTGATGTGGTCGGGTTTTGCTTTCTTGACCTTGCTTCAACTTATCAACCTCCAGATTCGCTTGTGAAATGGCTAGAAGATGGTAAAAAGCCTATCTATATTGGTTTTGGTAGCCTT CCTGTTCAAGAACCAGAGAAGATGACTGAAACAATAGTAAAAGCTTTGGAAGTTACTGGACAAAGAGGCATCATTAATAAAGGTTGGGGAGGTCTTGGGAATT TGGCAGAACCAAAGGACTTTGTGTATTTACTGGACAATTGCCCCCATGACTGGCTTTTCTTACGATGCAGTGCTGTG ATTCATCATGGTGGTGCTGGAACAACTGCTGCTGGTCTTAAAGCTGcg TGTCCAACAACTATTGTACCATTCTTTGGGGACCAACCATTTTGGGGAGAACGGGTTCATGCCAGAGGATTGGGTCCCCCACCCATTCCAGTTGAGGATTTTTCCCTTGATAAGTTGGTTCATGCAATAAACTTTATGCTTGATGACAAG GTTAAACAATGTGCTGTTGAACTGGCCAAGGCCATGGAAAACGAAGATGGTGTTACAGGTGCAGTAAAATCCTTCTACAAGCATTATCCCGGAAAAAAATGTGATGAAGGGCCTGAGTCACCCCTTCATCATTCAGGATTCTGTTCTGTGGGACAATGTTTTGGCTATCCTTGA
- the LOC123208830 gene encoding protein LUTEIN DEFICIENT 5, chloroplastic isoform X1: MLGAALSTQPKHRKLRTESSKLCSLVVIFITFMAAHFPLLHVTSVKLRTNSIFNSPSLAKLSGTVKSGTVTCCSSNGREPEMGDGGVKKLERLLEEKRRAELSARIASGEFTVKSSGFPAVLRNGLSKLGIPHEILGVLFNFIDDNEDYPKIPEAKGQISAVRSEAFFIPLYELYLTYGGIFRLKFGPKSFLIVSDPSIAKHILKDNSKSYSKGILAEILEFVMGKGLIPADGEIWRVRRRAIVPALHQKYVAAMISLFGEATDRLCTKLDAAASDGEDIEMESLFSRLTLDIIGKAVFNYDFDSLTNDAGIVEAVYTVLREAEDRSVSPIPVWEIPIWKDVSPRLRKVNKALKLINDTLDDLIATCKRMVDEEELQFGEEYMNDQDPSILHFLLASGDDVSSKQLRDDLMTVLIAGHETSAAVLTWTFYLLSKEPAVLSKLQDEADSVLGDRFPTIDDIKKLKYTTRVINESLRLYPQPPVLIRRSLENDTLGKYPIKRGEDIFISVWNLHRSPHLWDDADIFNPERWPLDGPNPNETNQNFRYLPFGGGPRKCIGDMFASFETVVAVAMLVRRFNFQIALGAPAVGMTTGATIHTTEGLQMTVTRRIKPPIIPVLKEEATVNSSQGETTMQDNKSEISAAHSN, translated from the exons ATGCTTGGGGCTGCGTTATCAACTCAGCCCAAACATAGAAAACTCAGAACAGAAAGCTCAAAACTTTGTTCTCTTGTTGTcattttcatcactttcatggctgccCATTTCCCTTTACTTCACGTCACTTCTGTCAAACTTCGCACAAACAGCATCTTCAATTCACCATCGTTGGCTAAACTAAGcg GGACAGTGAAGTCTGGTACAGTCACGTGCTGTTCTTCAAATGGGAGGGAGCCTGAGATGGGAGATGGTGGAGTGAAGAAACTGGAGCGGCTTCTTGAAGAGAAGCGGAGGGCTGAGTTGTCTGCTCGGATTGCTTCTGGAGAATTTACAGTGAAGTCATCTGG TTTTCCAGCAGTACTGAGGAATGGTTTGTCGAAATTGGGCATTCCTCATGAAATTTTGGGAgttctatttaattttattgatgataatgAAGACTATCCAAAGATCCCAGAAGCAAAAGGGCAGATTAGTGCTGTCCGAAGTGAGGCATTCTTCATTCCCTTGTATGAGCTTTACCTCACTTATGGTGGAATTTTCAGGTTGAAATTTGGACCAAAG TCCTTTTTGATTGTATCTGATCCTTCCATTGCTAAACATATATTGAAAGACAATTCAAAGTCGTACTCAAAG GGTATTTTGGCTGAAATTCTAGAATTTGTCATGGGCAAGGGACTGATCCCTGCGGATGGGGAGATATGGCGTGTTCGACGCCGTGCCATTGTCCCAGCATTGCATCAAAAG TATGTGGCAGCTATGATTAGCCTATTTGGAGAAGCAACAGATAGGCTTTGCACGAAACTGGATGCTGCTGCATCTGATGGAGAAGACATAGAGATGGAATCACTTTTCTCCCGTTTGACATTGGACATAATTGGCAAGGCAGTAttcaattatgattttgattcaCTAACAAATGATGCTGGGATAGTTGAG GCTGTTTATACTGTTCTGAGAGAAGCAGAAGATAGGAGTGTTTCACCAATACCAGTTTGGGAGATCCCAATTTGGAAAGATGTTTCACCACGGCTAAGGAAAGTTAACAAAGCCCTCAAATTGATTAACGATACTCTTGATGATCTAATTGCAACATGCAAG AGAATGGTTGATGAAGAGGAGCTACAGTTTGGGGAGGAGTACATGAATGACCAAGATCCCAGTATTCTCCACTTTCTCTTGGCTTCAGGAGACGAT GTTTCGAGCAAGCAACTCCGTGATGACTTGATGACGGTGCTCATAGCTGGGCATGAAACATCAGCTGCAGTTTTAACATGGACCTTTTATCTCCTATCCAAG GAACCCGCTGTCTTGTCTAAGCTCCAGGATGAG GCTGATTCTGTTTTAGGAGATCGATTTCCAACCATTGACGACATTAAGAAACTTAAGTACACAACTCGAGTAATTAATGAA TCCTTACGGCTCTACCCGCAGCCACCTGTCTTAATTCGGCGTTCTCTTGAGAATGACACACTCGGAAAGTATCCTATAAAAAG GGGTGAGGATATCTTTATATCTGTTTGGAACCTTCATCGTAGTCCTCATCTTTGGGATGATGCCGATATATTTAATCCAGAAAGGTGGCCTCTAGATGGACCCAATCCAAATGAAACAAACCAGAATTTCCG TTACTTGCCCTTCGGTGGAGGACCACGGAAATGCATTGGCGATATGTTTGCTTCATTTGAG ACAGTCGTAGCAGTTGCAATGCTTGTTCGGCGATTCAACTTTCAAATAGCTCTTGGAGCTCCTGCA GTTGGGATGACTACAGGAGCAACAATCCACACAACTGAAGGATTACAGATGACTGTAACAAGAAGAATAAAACCCCCCATAATTCCAGTACTGAAAGAAGAAGCAACAGTCAACTCTTCCCAAGGGGAAACAACAATGCAAGATAACAAAAGTGAGATATCTGCTGCTCATTCCAACTAA
- the LOC123208830 gene encoding protein LUTEIN DEFICIENT 5, chloroplastic isoform X2: MLGAALSTQPKHRKLRTESSKLCSLVVIFITFMAAHFPLLHVTSVKLRTNSIFNSPSLAKLSVKSGTVTCCSSNGREPEMGDGGVKKLERLLEEKRRAELSARIASGEFTVKSSGFPAVLRNGLSKLGIPHEILGVLFNFIDDNEDYPKIPEAKGQISAVRSEAFFIPLYELYLTYGGIFRLKFGPKSFLIVSDPSIAKHILKDNSKSYSKGILAEILEFVMGKGLIPADGEIWRVRRRAIVPALHQKYVAAMISLFGEATDRLCTKLDAAASDGEDIEMESLFSRLTLDIIGKAVFNYDFDSLTNDAGIVEAVYTVLREAEDRSVSPIPVWEIPIWKDVSPRLRKVNKALKLINDTLDDLIATCKRMVDEEELQFGEEYMNDQDPSILHFLLASGDDVSSKQLRDDLMTVLIAGHETSAAVLTWTFYLLSKEPAVLSKLQDEADSVLGDRFPTIDDIKKLKYTTRVINESLRLYPQPPVLIRRSLENDTLGKYPIKRGEDIFISVWNLHRSPHLWDDADIFNPERWPLDGPNPNETNQNFRYLPFGGGPRKCIGDMFASFETVVAVAMLVRRFNFQIALGAPAVGMTTGATIHTTEGLQMTVTRRIKPPIIPVLKEEATVNSSQGETTMQDNKSEISAAHSN, encoded by the exons ATGCTTGGGGCTGCGTTATCAACTCAGCCCAAACATAGAAAACTCAGAACAGAAAGCTCAAAACTTTGTTCTCTTGTTGTcattttcatcactttcatggctgccCATTTCCCTTTACTTCACGTCACTTCTGTCAAACTTCGCACAAACAGCATCTTCAATTCACCATCGTTGGCTAAACTAAGcg TGAAGTCTGGTACAGTCACGTGCTGTTCTTCAAATGGGAGGGAGCCTGAGATGGGAGATGGTGGAGTGAAGAAACTGGAGCGGCTTCTTGAAGAGAAGCGGAGGGCTGAGTTGTCTGCTCGGATTGCTTCTGGAGAATTTACAGTGAAGTCATCTGG TTTTCCAGCAGTACTGAGGAATGGTTTGTCGAAATTGGGCATTCCTCATGAAATTTTGGGAgttctatttaattttattgatgataatgAAGACTATCCAAAGATCCCAGAAGCAAAAGGGCAGATTAGTGCTGTCCGAAGTGAGGCATTCTTCATTCCCTTGTATGAGCTTTACCTCACTTATGGTGGAATTTTCAGGTTGAAATTTGGACCAAAG TCCTTTTTGATTGTATCTGATCCTTCCATTGCTAAACATATATTGAAAGACAATTCAAAGTCGTACTCAAAG GGTATTTTGGCTGAAATTCTAGAATTTGTCATGGGCAAGGGACTGATCCCTGCGGATGGGGAGATATGGCGTGTTCGACGCCGTGCCATTGTCCCAGCATTGCATCAAAAG TATGTGGCAGCTATGATTAGCCTATTTGGAGAAGCAACAGATAGGCTTTGCACGAAACTGGATGCTGCTGCATCTGATGGAGAAGACATAGAGATGGAATCACTTTTCTCCCGTTTGACATTGGACATAATTGGCAAGGCAGTAttcaattatgattttgattcaCTAACAAATGATGCTGGGATAGTTGAG GCTGTTTATACTGTTCTGAGAGAAGCAGAAGATAGGAGTGTTTCACCAATACCAGTTTGGGAGATCCCAATTTGGAAAGATGTTTCACCACGGCTAAGGAAAGTTAACAAAGCCCTCAAATTGATTAACGATACTCTTGATGATCTAATTGCAACATGCAAG AGAATGGTTGATGAAGAGGAGCTACAGTTTGGGGAGGAGTACATGAATGACCAAGATCCCAGTATTCTCCACTTTCTCTTGGCTTCAGGAGACGAT GTTTCGAGCAAGCAACTCCGTGATGACTTGATGACGGTGCTCATAGCTGGGCATGAAACATCAGCTGCAGTTTTAACATGGACCTTTTATCTCCTATCCAAG GAACCCGCTGTCTTGTCTAAGCTCCAGGATGAG GCTGATTCTGTTTTAGGAGATCGATTTCCAACCATTGACGACATTAAGAAACTTAAGTACACAACTCGAGTAATTAATGAA TCCTTACGGCTCTACCCGCAGCCACCTGTCTTAATTCGGCGTTCTCTTGAGAATGACACACTCGGAAAGTATCCTATAAAAAG GGGTGAGGATATCTTTATATCTGTTTGGAACCTTCATCGTAGTCCTCATCTTTGGGATGATGCCGATATATTTAATCCAGAAAGGTGGCCTCTAGATGGACCCAATCCAAATGAAACAAACCAGAATTTCCG TTACTTGCCCTTCGGTGGAGGACCACGGAAATGCATTGGCGATATGTTTGCTTCATTTGAG ACAGTCGTAGCAGTTGCAATGCTTGTTCGGCGATTCAACTTTCAAATAGCTCTTGGAGCTCCTGCA GTTGGGATGACTACAGGAGCAACAATCCACACAACTGAAGGATTACAGATGACTGTAACAAGAAGAATAAAACCCCCCATAATTCCAGTACTGAAAGAAGAAGCAACAGTCAACTCTTCCCAAGGGGAAACAACAATGCAAGATAACAAAAGTGAGATATCTGCTGCTCATTCCAACTAA
- the LOC123199389 gene encoding probable RNA-binding protein EIF1AD: MKGGRKNLKRAAEDQILTLQDGQNIMQVVSLRGSNLIEVMDAQGEKSLALFPAKFQKSMWIKRGSFVVVDESGKEKALRDGSKVACIVTQVLFYEQVRALQKSSEWPEIFRSTNSLDPNGSSGRYTSCNEENNQPELGDNDDNDYEDDDDGLPPLEANTNRVKPLELQTELESDSGSDTDS, encoded by the exons ATGAAAGGAGGAAGGAAGAATTTGAAGAGGGCTGCTGAAGATCAAATTTTGACACTTCAAGATGGTCAAAATATTATGCAAGTTGTGTCTCTCAGGGGTTCAAATCTAATTGAG gtAATGGATGCTCAAGGTGAAAAATCACTGGCTCTATTTCCAGCCAAGTTTCAAAAGAGCATGTGGATAAAACGAG GGAGTTTTGTTGTGGTTGATGAAAGTGGAAAGGAAAAGGCTCTCAGAGATGGTAGCAAAGTGGCATGTATTGTTACTCAAGTTCTTTTCTACGAACAAGTTCGAGCTCTTCAAAAATCGTCAGAGTG GCCAGAAATTTTCAGATCAACAAATTCACTTGATCCTAATGGAAGTTCAGGAAGATACACCTCTTGTAACGAAGAAAATAATCAGCCAGAATTGGGTGATAATGATGACAATGACTATGAAGACGACGACGATGGACTCCCTCCATTAGAGGCGAACACCAACCGAGTCAAGCCATTGGAGTTGCAGACAGAATTGGAATCAGATTCAGGATCAGATACAGATtcttaa
- the LOC123208425 gene encoding pentatricopeptide repeat-containing protein At1g20230-like codes for MFPKLPQSHPPGLSFKVINSFLGTGDLQRARQLIDEIPQPDLRSWTRLISAYTQHGFPKEAIKIYSTLKLRNIRPDNILILSVAKACALASDLVKAKEVHEDAIRFGFQSDTLLSNALIDMYAKCRNVDGARQVFDDICVKNVVSWTSMCSSYMNCGLLRQGLEAFREMGLNGVRPNSVTVSSVLPACSELRDVNLGRQMHGFVIRNGMESNAFVSSALVNMYASCIRIREAEVVFSNMSQRDVVSWNGILTACFLNEEFEKGLALFYQMRNEGVKPNTSSWNVVIVGCTQNGRNELALELLGHMQDAGLKPNQITVISVLPACTNLESLKGGKEIHAFVCRNWLIEDLKVTTALIFMYAKCGNLELSERVFSLMPIKDTVAWNTMIIANSMHGNGKQSLFLFREMLDAGIRPDSFTFIGVLSGCSHSCLVDEASLIFNSMSRDHSVEPDAEHFSCMVDVLSRAGHLEEAYEFIQRMPKEPTAGAWGALLGACRVYKNVELGRKAASRLFEIEPDNPGNYVLLYNIFVAAKLWGEASETRKMMRDRNVLKTQGCSWVQVRNKVYTFVVGDRNSMQNCELYRFLDEMSEKMRLAGYMPNTEFVLQDVIEEEKEDILCNHSEKLAVAFAILNVNGESSIRVFKNLRICGDCHHTIKFIAKVVGLQIIVRDSLRFHHFSNGYCSCRDFW; via the coding sequence ATGTTTCCAAAATTACCCCAAAGTCACCCACCGGGCCTCAGTTTTAAAGTCATCAATTCCTTCCTAGGCACCGGAGATCTACAGCGCGCACGCCAGTTGATTGATGAAATTCCCCAACCAGACCTTCGATCATGGACCCGTTTGATTTCAGCTTATACGCAGCATGGGTTCCCAAAAGAAGCCATAAAGATTTACAGTACATTGAAATTGAGGAACATCAGGCCggataatattctaattttgtCGGTTGCTAAGGCGTGTGCCTTGGCTAGTGATCTTGTTAAAGCTAAAGAGGTTCATGAGGATGCGATCCGTTTTGGGTTTCAGTCGGATACCTTGTTGAGTAATGCGTTGATTGATATGTATGCGAAATGTAGGAACGTTGATGGGGCGAGGCAGGTTTTTGATGATATATGTGTTAAGAACGTGGTTTCATGGACTTCGATGTGTTCTTCTTATATGAATTGTGGGCTACTGAGGCAAGGGTTGGAGGCTTTTCGTGAGATGGGTTTAAATGGGGTAAGGCCTAACTCAGTGACAGTTTCTTCAGTTCTACCTGCTTGCTCTGAATTGAGGGATGTGAATTTGGGAAGACAAATGCATGGGTTTGTCATAAGGAATGGAATGGAAAGTAATGCTTTTGTGAGTAGTGCGCTTGTGAATATGTATGCCAGTTGCATAAGAATCAGGGAAGCTGAGGTGGTCTTTAGTAACATGTCTCAACGAGATGTTGTGTCTTGGAATGGGATATTAACCGCATGTTTCTTGAATGAGGAATTTGAGAAGGGTCTTGCTTTGTTTTATCAAATGAGAAATGAAGGTGTGAAACCAAATACTTCCTCATGGAATGTGGTGATTGTTGGGTGCACACAAAATGGAAGAAATGAATTAGCTCTTGAGTTACTTGGACACATGCAAGATGCAGGGTTGAAACCCAATCAAATCACTGTTATTAGTGTCCTACCTGCTTGTACAAATTTGGAAAGCTTAAAGGGAGGCAAAGAGATTCATGCTTTTGTCTGTAGGAACTGGTTAATTGAGGATTTAAAAGTCACAACGGCCCTGATTTTCATGTATGCTAAGTGTGGTAACTTGGAATTGTCAGAGAGAGTTTTCAGTTTGATGCCAATTAAAGATACAGTTGCTTGGAACACAATGATCATTGCAAACTCAATGCATGGGAATGGGAAACAATCATTGTTCCTCTTCCGTGAAATGTTGGATGCTGGGATCAGGCCAGACTCTTTTACTTTTATTGGTGTGCTGTCTGGCTGTAGCCATTCATGTCTTGTTGATGAAGcttctttgatttttaattcaatgaGTAGAGATCACTCAGTTGAACCTGATGCAGAGCACTTCTCTTGCATGGTTGATGTCCTTAGTCGTGCTGGCCATTTAGAAGAGGCATATGAATTCATACAGAGAATGCCCAAAGAACCAACTGCTGGTGCTTGGGGAGCATTGCTTGGTGCTTGTAGAGTATATAAAAATGTTGAGCTGGGAAGGAAGGCAGCTTCACGGTTGTTTGAGATTGAACCAGACAACCCTGGAAATTATGTAttgttgtataatatttttgttgctGCCAAACTCTGGGGTGAAGCTTCAGAAACGAGAAAAATGATGAGAGATAGGAACGTCCTGAAGACACAGGGCTGTAGTTGGGTCCAAGTGAGAAATAAAGTTTACACTTTTGTTGTTGGTGATAGGAATAGTATGCAAAATTGTGAACTTTACAGATTTTTGGATGAAATGAGTGAGAAAATGAGGTTAGCAGGTTATATGCCCAACACTGAATTTGTTTTGCAAGATGTGATTGAGGAAGAGAAGGAGGATATTCTTTGCAACCACAGTGAGAAGCTTGCAGTTGCTTTTGCAATACTCAATGTAAATGGGGAATCATCGATTCGAGTGTTTAAGAACTTGAGGATATGTGGGGACTGTCATCATACCATCAAGTTCATCGCCAAAGTTGTTGGGTTGCAGATCATTGTCAGAGATTCCTTgagatttcaccattttagcaATGGTTATTGTTCTTGTCGTGACttttggtga